In Alligator mississippiensis isolate rAllMis1 chromosome 10, rAllMis1, whole genome shotgun sequence, one DNA window encodes the following:
- the LOC102559578 gene encoding hydroxysteroid 11-beta-dehydrogenase 1-like protein B: MAAVRLLVPVLIGLCAYYFYSQETLSADMVQGKRVLVTGSSTGIGEQIAYEFARMGAHLIITARREKQLKEVAKKCLELGASSARYVVADMNNLSSAQEVIEEAGSKLGGLDYLVLNHVGGTGSFGPFQGDMAAVTSSMTVNFLSYVQLTASAMTMLKESQGSIIVISSMGGRMGAPFALSYSAAKFALEGFYSSLRRELNLQQINLSVTIAVLGYVDTDNAVKSVRDKVRMTANPKEECAQEVVQAGVLRHREVFYPYWSLMPLLLLKDWMPGLIERLLDHFYVLENIL, translated from the exons AtggctgcagtcaggcttcttgTCCCTGTCCTCATCGGCCTGTGTGCATATTATTTCTACAGCCAAGAAACTTTATCTGCAG ATATGGTGCAAGGGAAGCGTGTGCTGGTCACAGGTTCAAGCACTGGGATTGGGGAACAAATAGCCTACGAGTTTGCCCGGATGGGAGCCCACCTGATCATCACCGCTCGGAGGGAGAAGCAGCTCAAGGAG GTGGCAAAGAAGTGCTTGGAACTGGGGGCGAGTTCTGCCAGGTATGTTGTGGCTGACATGAACAACTTGAGTTCAGCCCAGGAAGTCATTGAAGAAGCTGGAAGCAAACTAG gaGGCCTTGACTACCTAGTTTTGAACCACGTTGGAGGAACTGGTTCATTTGGCCCATTTCAGGGAGATATGGCAGCTGTCACCAGCTCCATGACTGTCAACTTTTTGAGCTATGTCCAGCTGACTGCTTCAGCCATGACTATGCTGAAGGAATCTCAGGGCAGTATCATTGTCATCTCCTCCATGGGTG GTCGCATGGGAGCCCCATTTGCCCTCTCATACAGTGCGGCCAAGTTTGCTCTGGAAGGATTCTACAGCTCACTACGCAGGGAGCTGAACCTTCAGCAGATCAATCTCTCCGTCACAATTGCTGTTCTGGGATATGTTGACACGG ACAATGCTGTGAAATCTGTTCGTGATAAAGTCAGGATGACAGCAAATCCCAAGGAGGAATGTGCCCAGGAAGTGGTGCAGGCTGGTGTACTGCGACACCGGGAGGTTTTCTACCCTTACTGGAGCCTCATGCCTTTGTTGCTGCTGAAAGACTGGATGCCAGGCCTGATAGAGAGGCTGTTGGACCACTTCTATGTTCTGGAGAATATCCTCTAA